GGAAGGCTGTCCATTATGACTTTTTCAATCTTTCTCGTCGTCCCGACGGGCACCGTGCTTTTCGTCACGACGACTTTGTAATCAGTTATAAATTGACTGATTGTTCTTGACGCTTGGAGGACTTGAGAGAGATTTGCGGAACCGTCGCCGTTTGGCGGTGTACCGACAGCGAGAAATATGACGAGGCTGCTCCCGACGGCTTTCTCGATGTCGGTTGTAAACTCAAGCTTGCCCTGGCGGACGTTTGAAATTACGAGTTGTTCCAGACCGGGTTCATAAAATGGTACCTTACCATTTTGGAGTACCTCTATCCGTTCAGGGTCGATATCGGCACAAATGACGTTCAGTCCAAACTCAGCGAAACACGCCCCTGTCACAAGGCCAACGTAACCCGTTCCGATGATTGATATACGCATTGTAACTCCTCAGCTGACACTCATGATGCTATGAGTCTGATGTAAGGTGGAATTGCTGTTCGACCAGGCGGTATTCATCCTTCGGACGGGAGCTGGGTCTTACCCCACCGGGAGGACGTCGGCGGCATCCAGCTCGACGGACGCCGCCTGCTGAATCAGGCTGATCGCCACGACCAGGCGAGCGCGCGCGCCTTTGCGGATCAGGATCCCGCGGACGCCTGCCAGGGACCCCCGCACCACCTCCACTTCCATTCCTTCTTTGAGATACGGGTGAGGATCAAAGGGAAGGGTGCACGTCACCAATTGGCGGACGGCTTCGATCTCGTGATCGGGGACCGGAATCGCGATCCCATTGATTCCCAGGATCTGGACCACGCCCACAGCGGTCACAACTGACAGCCGGTCCTGATACGGAAAGCGGGCGAAGCAATAGCCCGGGAACAGGGGAAAATCCACGTTCTTCCACCGATCTTTCCACCGCCGGCGACGCTCTACGAGTGGTAGAAAGGCCTCGA
This portion of the Candidatus Methylomirabilota bacterium genome encodes:
- a CDS encoding UpxY family transcription antiterminator; its protein translation is MYEENGNLAWYAIRTRSRHEKLVHQQLDSRRVEAFLPLVERRRRWKDRWKNVDFPLFPGYCFARFPYQDRLSVVTAVGVVQILGINGIAIPVPDHEIEAVRQLVTCTLPFDPHPYLKEGMEVEVVRGSLAGVRGILIRKGARARLVVAISLIQQAASVELDAADVLPVG